The genomic interval GCGGCAGAAATACAGGCTGATCTCGGGATTGATGAAGGTCCATTCGCGCATGTCGACGATCTGCGCAACGCCGCTGGAAAAGTCCGCGGACTGCACCGCCTGTAACAGCGGCGTGTTCGCTTCGCCTTCGACCAGCGGCGCATCGAGCCGCATCCAGGCGGCCGCGGGACCGGGCTTCTCGAGCGCGCCCTCGATCAGCCGCACCGAGACGTTCTGGAAATAGCGGCTCCATTTCTGCGCGAAGGCGGGCGGCGGCGTGCCGGCTTCGGGCGCCTTGTCGGCCGCGACCGTCTTGGCGAACGGATCCTTCGGTGACTCGCCACTGGACGCCGTCAACAGCGCGGTGCAGCGGCCGATCTCGGTCTCGCCGTCCATCAGCCGAACCTGCACGGTCTTGGCCTTGCGGCCGTCGCGCAGCAGCTCCGTTCTGGTGGCGAAGGCGCGCAGGCCCGCGGGACGCCAGAGGTCGAAGGTCAGGCGGCGCACGGCAAAGCCGGAGTCCCCGGCGAGCCGCTCGACGTTGCGGGTCATCAGCGCGGTGGTCGCGCTTCCCTGCAGCATGTCCGGCGACCACGGTCCGCCGGCAAGCTCGGTCGCGCGGAAAAGGCTGCCTTCCGGCTTGAAAATGGCGGTCATCGCGGTCTCCAATTGGGCTCGATGGGCCGCGAGTATTGAGGGAGGCCGGGCGGGTCACAATAACCGCAGAGGTGCAGTCGCGAGCCATGCGGAACCCGTGCCTTGCACGGCCGTCGGTACCGCCTATGTTGGGACGATCAATCGCGCCCGGAGACACCCATGAGCACGCTAAAGCCGCTGAAGATCGACGTCGTCTCCGACGTGGTGTGCCCCTGGTGCTATATCGGCAAGCGTCGCATCGAGAATGCGCTGGCGCTGGTGCCTGACGTTCCGGTCGAGCTCA from Bradyrhizobium arachidis carries:
- a CDS encoding thioesterase family protein, which produces MTAIFKPEGSLFRATELAGGPWSPDMLQGSATTALMTRNVERLAGDSGFAVRRLTFDLWRPAGLRAFATRTELLRDGRKAKTVQVRLMDGETEIGRCTALLTASSGESPKDPFAKTVAADKAPEAGTPPPAFAQKWSRYFQNVSVRLIEGALEKPGPAAAWMRLDAPLVEGEANTPLLQAVQSADFSSGVAQIVDMREWTFINPEISLYFCRPPEDEWILIRAATRVGANGAGLTTATLSDRKGPFAEVMQAMSFERREAVQAQAS